One Hippoglossus hippoglossus isolate fHipHip1 chromosome 5, fHipHip1.pri, whole genome shotgun sequence genomic window carries:
- the LOC117761312 gene encoding cytochrome c1, heme protein, mitochondrial, with the protein MAALRVAVLSGCGRALLGSPRTIKTSKANMSFASLPRNKKLALTTLGVVTAGGAGLALMLHQAVKASDLELHPPQYPWSHTGPLSSLDHASIRRGYQVYKQVCSACHSMEYLAFRNLVGVSHTEEEVKVIAEEVEVVDGPDESGEMFTRQGKPSDYFPKPYSNPEAARAANNGALPPDLSYIISARHGGEDYVFSLLTGYCEPPAGVAVREGLYYNPYFPGQAIGMAPPIYNEILEFEDGTPATMSQVAKDVCTFLRWAAEPEHDQRKRMGLKLLLGSAIVIPLLYYMKRHRWSVLKSRKIAYRLPK; encoded by the exons ATGGCGGCGCTACGAGTCGCGGTGCTATCGGGGTGCGGGAGAGCCCTGCTCGGTTCGCCGAGGACCATCAAGACGTCCAAG GCCAACATGTCCTTCGCCAGCCTGCCCCGGAACAAGAAGCTCGCCCTTACAACGCTGGGTGTGGTCACGGCTGGCGGGGCAGGGCTCGCTCTGATGCTGCACCAGGCCGTCAAAGCCTCGGACCTGGAGCTCCATCCTCCTCAATACCCCTGGAGCCACACTGGACCTCTGTCCTCTCTGGACCACGCTAG TATTCGCCGTGGTTACCAGGTGTATAAGCAGGTGTGTTCAGCCTGCCACAGTATGGAGTACCTGGCCTTCAGAAACCTGGTGGGAGTGTcgcacacagaggaggaggtcaaGGTCATCGCTGAGGAG GTTGAGGTAGTGGACGGTCCTGATGAGAGTGGAGAGATGTTCACCCGACAAGGAAAGCCGTCGGACTACTTCCCTAAGCCCTACTCCAACCCCGAGGCGGCTCGGGCTGCCAACAACGGAGCGCTGCCTCCAGACCTCAGCTACATCATCAGTGCAAG ACACGGAGGAGAGGACTACGTGTTCAGCCTGCTGACAGGATACTGTGAGCCTCCAGCTGGAGTGGCTGTGAGGGAGGGACTCTACTACAACCCCTACTTCCCCGGCCAGGCCATCGGCATGGCCCCCCCCATCTACAACGAGATCCTGGAATTTGAGGATG GAACCCCTGCCACCATGAGCCAGGTTGCTAAGGATGTATGCACCTTCCTGAGGTGGGCCGCCGAGCCGGAGCACGACCAACGCAAGCGCATGGGACTGAAG TTGCTGTTGGGCTCAGCCATCGTCATCCCTCTGCTCTACTACATGAAGAGACACAGGTGGTCTGTGCTGAAGAGCAGAAAGATCGCCTACAGGCTTCCTAAGTAA